One genomic segment of Chitinophaga sancti includes these proteins:
- a CDS encoding FecR family protein — MNISDIRHRLADYQAGKLDAAGKQELQQALEGLSEQELSELFPVDAFVNNTAHQLPEAEIDAALARFRYNRQPAVKLASLKVKPVLLKNVSRYAAIFVLLLGSSFLIRKGVLNWEQKAARRFRTMRIADGNHGSITLSDGSRVTINGGSILYFPEEFEDSARIVYVEEGEAYFEIARDAKRPFYVRSPQLNVKVLGTSFTVRDYKDEHTAIVNVNSGKIGLKGLVLSAGMGLTADKRNGTFIKEQIDTANTTAWIRGELIFQDAGLQQVLQVLQHKYAVHFEVKDATLLKRKYTATFRNNTIENVMQQLKLMSSFQYTITDNQIVIR, encoded by the coding sequence ATGAATATTTCCGACATCAGGCACAGACTGGCAGACTATCAGGCAGGCAAATTGGATGCTGCAGGGAAGCAGGAATTACAGCAGGCATTAGAAGGCTTGTCTGAACAGGAATTGTCGGAACTATTTCCCGTAGATGCATTTGTAAACAATACAGCACACCAGTTGCCAGAGGCAGAAATTGATGCTGCACTGGCACGCTTTCGGTATAACAGGCAACCGGCTGTAAAACTGGCTTCATTAAAAGTAAAACCTGTTTTGTTAAAAAATGTCAGCCGTTACGCCGCCATCTTCGTGTTATTATTGGGGAGTAGTTTTTTAATACGTAAAGGAGTATTAAACTGGGAGCAAAAAGCAGCGCGCCGCTTTCGTACAATGCGTATAGCAGATGGTAATCATGGGTCCATCACCTTGTCTGATGGGAGTCGGGTCACTATTAATGGCGGATCCATCTTGTATTTCCCGGAAGAATTTGAAGATAGTGCACGTATAGTATATGTAGAAGAAGGAGAAGCTTATTTTGAAATTGCCAGAGACGCCAAACGACCATTCTATGTAAGGTCACCACAACTCAATGTAAAGGTATTAGGAACGTCTTTTACCGTCAGGGATTATAAAGATGAACACACAGCCATCGTAAACGTAAATAGCGGTAAAATCGGCTTAAAAGGACTCGTTTTGAGCGCCGGTATGGGATTGACCGCAGATAAAAGAAACGGGACATTTATAAAAGAGCAAATTGATACTGCTAATACAACCGCCTGGATCAGGGGAGAATTGATTTTCCAGGATGCAGGTTTACAACAGGTCTTACAGGTATTGCAGCATAAATACGCTGTTCACTTTGAGGTAAAGGATGCCACCTTATTAAAAAGGAAATACACTGCCACATTCCGGAATAACACGATCGAAAACGTCATGCAACAGTTAAAATTGATGAGCAGTTTCCAGTACACAATTACAGACAATCAAATAGTTATCAGGTAA
- a CDS encoding sigma-70 family RNA polymerase sigma factor, translated as MMRSNSENTAAIFDRIFKETWSGTVAYLIKISNNNELAEDLAQEAYLKAWQKFHLLPGEETEIARYILVIARNCFLDHLKVALRERKQQDAYKVSFPESGHFSPAMTVIEAKEQQQIVNHTINNHEETVRRYYLLNREYGLTYKEIALQEGVSEKTVERYIGRVLRSLRSRLATIFFIW; from the coding sequence ATGATGCGTTCCAATTCTGAAAATACTGCTGCAATTTTCGACAGGATCTTTAAAGAGACCTGGTCGGGCACTGTTGCATATCTTATAAAAATAAGTAATAATAATGAACTAGCCGAAGACCTGGCGCAGGAAGCCTACCTGAAAGCCTGGCAAAAATTCCACCTGCTTCCTGGAGAAGAAACTGAAATAGCCCGTTACATCCTTGTCATTGCCCGTAATTGTTTTCTTGACCACCTGAAAGTTGCGCTGCGGGAACGTAAACAGCAGGATGCGTATAAGGTAAGTTTCCCTGAATCCGGACATTTTTCTCCGGCTATGACTGTTATAGAAGCTAAAGAACAACAGCAAATCGTTAATCATACTATTAATAATCACGAAGAAACGGTGCGCCGTTATTACCTGCTTAATCGCGAGTACGGATTGACTTACAAGGAGATCGCCCTTCAGGAAGGGGTGTCTGAAAAAACGGTGGAACGGTATATAGGCAGAGTACTCCGCTCGCTTCGTTCACGTCTGGCTACTATCTTTTTTATCTGGTAA
- a CDS encoding ROK family protein: protein MAETGHILAIDVGGSHIKCTILNDKGEWQMEYKRVKTPEAPTPGNVLSTIQDLVQGMPEYDKVSVGFPGYVRNGIVYTAPNLGNPNWKDIDLGQRIADMLNKPVRLVNDADQLGLGVVSGKGYELAVTLGTGFGTALLIDGYLLPHLELAHHPFTKEHDYDEYIGNKALEKEGLEKWNKRMERVMEVLKVVFNYDRLYLGGGNADKISFKLDKNVILFTNKDGIKGGAKLWEMEDKYHISTNFPKNKQ, encoded by the coding sequence ATGGCAGAGACAGGACATATTTTAGCGATTGATGTAGGTGGATCGCATATCAAATGTACGATCCTCAATGATAAAGGGGAATGGCAAATGGAGTATAAGCGGGTAAAGACGCCGGAGGCGCCAACCCCCGGGAATGTATTAAGTACCATTCAGGATTTGGTGCAAGGCATGCCGGAATATGATAAGGTCTCTGTTGGATTTCCAGGGTATGTAAGGAATGGTATCGTGTATACGGCGCCGAACCTGGGGAATCCGAACTGGAAGGATATTGATCTGGGACAGCGCATTGCAGATATGCTGAATAAACCGGTGAGATTGGTGAATGATGCGGATCAGCTGGGACTGGGTGTTGTGAGTGGCAAAGGGTATGAGCTGGCAGTGACGCTGGGAACAGGGTTTGGAACAGCACTTTTGATTGATGGGTACCTGCTGCCGCACCTGGAACTGGCACATCACCCCTTTACGAAGGAGCATGATTATGATGAATATATAGGCAATAAGGCGTTGGAAAAAGAAGGGTTGGAAAAGTGGAATAAGCGGATGGAACGCGTGATGGAGGTGCTGAAAGTGGTGTTTAATTATGATCGGTTGTATTTGGGAGGGGGGAATGCGGATAAGATTAGTTTTAAACTGGATAAGAATGTGATATTGTTTACGAATAAAGATGGGATTA